Genomic segment of Perca flavescens isolate YP-PL-M2 chromosome 7, PFLA_1.0, whole genome shotgun sequence:
tttttttacttcatctGGTGGAGAGCCTGAAGTGAACGGTCACCATGTGGGAGTTCCGGTCCATGAATTTCTGGCGGGCGGTCTTCGCAGAGTTCTTCGGGACCATGTTCTTTGTATTTTTCGGCATGGGTGCTGCCCTGCGCTGGACCACCGGGCCTCATCATGTCCTTCATGTGGCCCTGTGCTTTGGGCTGGCAGCTGCCACTCTCATCCAGTCGATCGGCCACATCAGCGGTGGCCACATTAACCCTGCCGTCACCTTTGCCTACCTTATTGGCTCACAGATGTCTCTTTTCCGGGCCATTTTCTACATTGCCGCCCAGTGCCTGGGTGCTGTAGCTGGGGCTGCTGTGCTGTATGGGGTCACACCTGGCAACATGAGAGGCAACATGGCAATGAACACGGTAAGGACCTGACACGGATGTATCAGAGAACAAGTACAGCAATGTTCTTTGGGTAGGTTGATTTCATCCATTGGATACATGGCATACATTTTCAGGAATTTGTAATCATACGAGGTTCAGTTCAGTAAAGCAATCGTTTGAAACCAAAACAAATAGTATAATTATTTCCAGTAGCACATAattttttctgaaataaaagAGAAATTCAGTAGTATATGCTCAATACATCTCTGAGATTTCTTTGACTCatgcaaagatttttttttgtccatctgTGTATCTCCAGCTGCAGCCAGGCATCAGTCTGGGAATGGCCACCACTGTGGAGGTTTTCCTCACCATGCAGCTTGTGGTGTGCATCTTCGCCGTGACTGATGAGAGGAGAAACGGACGCCTGGGATCTGCTGCCCTATCCATCGGCTTCTCTGTCACCATTGGACATCTCATGGGGGTAAGGCACATGGAAATTTCAAATAacaattcaatattttaaaacacaatacagtaacaagTGTCTTGTGTTGTAGATGTACTACACCGGTGCTGGAATGAACCCTGCCAGGTCCTTTGCCCCTGCTGTGCTCTTCAGGAACTTCATCAACCACTGGGTAAGACCTGCAGTCACACTTAAGATATCAATCTGAGCAGGAATCATAAATGACTTAACACTTTGTTAACTGATGTTTGCTGCTGGCAGGTGTACTGGGTCGGGCCTATGATAGGAGGTGCAATGGGCGCCCTCCTGTACGATTTCATGCTGTTCCCACGCATGAGAGGTCTGTCCGAGCGCCTGGCCACACTGAAGGGCAGCCGGCCCCCCGAGAGCGAGACCCAGCAGGACTCCCGCGGGGAGGCCATTGAGATCAAGACGCAAGCCCTATAAACCTGCCCCTGCCCCCTTCTCCGACTGGGGCAGAGGGATGAGGGACAAAGGCCCCGAGCTACGCCAACCCCACCTCtactacccccccccccccatgccTTCACACAACATCGCACAAGACTAACCCAAATACTCACATCTAGACTAACACATGATACGATTTTTTTCCAGTGCCACTGTAaaaaccgacacacacacacacacacacacacacacacacacacacacacacacacacacacacacacacacaaacaggttcACAACCTTCAACCTCAACACACAACAAGACTCCTCTACCCCTGAGTCCTAACTCTGTATTCTGAACTGGACATTGTGTTTTTGATAAATGGTGACCAGAGCCTGAACCAGCAGCCGCCTCGTCTCCCTCAGCCCACCTGCTCCCTCCTCTCAGCCAGGCCTTCATCTCATCTCAGAAGAGCATGGAAACCCTGAAACTGAGCAGAGAGGTTTAGGGAGGCAGGTgttggaagggggggggggtgggtgagAGGGAGACCAAGGGTGGGATAAGGGTGAGGCGGAGATGTGGGTATGATAT
This window contains:
- the mipb gene encoding major intrinsic protein of lens fiber b, yielding MWEFRSMNFWRAVFAEFFGTMFFVFFGMGAALRWTTGPHHVLHVALCFGLAAATLIQSIGHISGGHINPAVTFAYLIGSQMSLFRAIFYIAAQCLGAVAGAAVLYGVTPGNMRGNMAMNTLQPGISLGMATTVEVFLTMQLVVCIFAVTDERRNGRLGSAALSIGFSVTIGHLMGMYYTGAGMNPARSFAPAVLFRNFINHWVYWVGPMIGGAMGALLYDFMLFPRMRGLSERLATLKGSRPPESETQQDSRGEAIEIKTQAL